The window TCAAGATATGAATTATCGCCTAGTCGAAAAGAGAAATCCCGATTGACTTCAAGAATTAGAGTTCTAATCAGCGGAGGTTACTTCAAAACACCAAAAACGACTAGTGAGGTTGTAAAAAAACTGAAAGAGGAATATAACCTTGAAGCTATTTCAAAGGATGTTTCTTCAATTCTTGGTAGGCTTTTAAAATCCTCGAAAAAAGGAAGCCGCAATATATATTACAATAAATGACGGTTTAATTTTCGAGCTATGTCACTCGTTTTTTAAAATTTCTTAAATTTAATTCCATTCTTTCCCCAAAATTTTAATTAGCAATAGGTATATTATGCTTTGCATTTAAATGCAAAACTTGGGCACAGCCAACATTTGACGAAAATTGAAAACAAAACACCCGAAGATTGCTAAAATTTTTACTGATTGTGCTAATAAAGCTAAGTCAGAAACAAATATTTGCATGCATCCAAATTGCAATGAGAAAGCTATAAATTCTCATATAATGCAAAAAAATGGAATTTTATCTTCGATAGCGGAGGATAAACACTTATGGGAATCATCAATTGACCATTTCAAGCAAGAATATACAAGGTTTCACAGAAAGGGAATTAATAAAATTTACACTTTTACTGGTTTTTGTAATAATCACGACACATCGATATTTAGCAAAATTGAGACTGAAGGAGCAATTGATTTCCAAGATTATGAGTCTTGTTTGTTATTTGCGTTAAGAACAACTTATAATGAATTATGGCTAAAAGAAGTAGTCATAAAAATGCTAGGATGTGTTATTGATCATTCAGGTGTTGATACGGATAACGAAATGCTAAAAGAGACTATTCGTCAAAACAAACTCGGAATTAAAGATTTAGAATTTTATACAAAATCAATGTGGAGCGATTTGGAAAACAAAACAGAATCTTTTGTTTTTGAGAATAGGGAAATGGACTTTAAAGAAATTTGTCTGAATGCAATATTTACTTATGATACTTCAAGTGAGATAATGGATTATCAATACAAAAACAGAAAGGATATGGAACGAACTTCTGAAATTTTTATATCATATTTTCCATATAAACACAAATCTATTTTACTAATGGGCTATCATAAGGATGATACAGCAAAATTAAAATCATATGTAAATCTTTTTTTCAAGGAAAATATTAAAAGAACTCATAAAAGATTATCAAGCCTAATAATTTTCAATTGTGAAACTTGGGTTTGTTCTAACTCATTTTACAAAGAGAAATTTGAAGGACTTGATTCTGAATTTTTCAAAGCGATGAAGTTCTCTGCAAAAAATGGAAATGAAAGAAAGACATTTAACTTTGATTTATTTAAAACAGATTTTAAAATGGCCTTTAAGAATTTTATTAATAAAAGTGTTGGCCAACAAAGAAGGCTATAAGTAATTGCTTCTTTTTAACTACTACTGAATATGTGTGAGAATTTTCAGTTTAATGATTAAACGTACCATCCTAAATTTTGGTGTGTCTAAACTATGAAAAATTGGTTTGCCAAAAATATGATAAAGAAAGAGGTCAGGTTGTTTCTATTGGCGATAGGACTGGTAATCATCTTTCAGAATCCTTTGGAAGACGTATTCAATTCATTAATAGTGAAGCCAATTCTTGGCCAAGTTCAATCCAACATTTTTATTGACCTTACAATGCTTGGTTTTTTAATCTGGATGTGGCATGATATCCGGGGAAAATTCACCAAACCTACCGATTTGGGAAGAGGATATTCAGCTGTGTTGGTCTTTGTATTGGGGATTTACATCTACTACCGATTTTTCTCGATTCGATATCAGTTTACCGGCCTTCATCTGATTTCGGAAATTGCTTATTTGGATATAGTCATGCTGTATTGCTTTTTGCTGGTGATTCTTCGGCCTATTAATCAAATGAAAGGCAAGAAGGGCCCTGAAGTCAGCCAATCTTCTGGATTGGTGGATGAACCCATAGATGATGAAGAGGAGGATGTACTGGAACGTATGCCCAAGGTCCGATTACTTGTTGATGAAATCGTTGCAGCTACAAATAAGAATTCCATAGCATTTGGGGTGACCGGTGAATGGGGATCCGGCAAGACCTCGTTTTTGAATTTAGTTGAGCGTGAAATCAGCAACAGAGACCAAAAGGATTTATTGGTAATAAACTTCAATCCATGGTTGAATTTGGGTACAAACACAATAATCCAAGAATTTTTTGAACTTCTACGATTAAAAATTCGTCCCCACAGTTTTGACATCTATATGGATATGGGCAAGTACTCCAGAAACATTTTGAAATCAAGCCCAAGTTCCTTTTTTAAGTTTATAGGGCATCTATTGGAATTCGGCAAAGACAATAGTGTCACGGAAGATTTTAAGCGGATCAACATTTCTTTGAAAAACTTGGGAAAAAAGTTTTTGATTGTGCTGGATGATATGGATCGGTTAAAAGCGGATGAAGTATTTGAAATATTGAAGCTGATAAGGAACACGGCCAATTTTGACAACTTCATATATCTGGTTGCCTATGACAAGACCTATATTTCAGAATCCTTGAGTAAGATTGGTATACCTAAAAACGATGCCTTCGCAGAAAAAATCTTTCTCAAGGAAGAGCACCTCCTACCAATTACTGAGGCCAAGATCAAGAAGTATCTCGCCGATCGGTTAAAAGAAGAACTCCCCTCAAAAAAACAGGAAATTGACAATTACTTTGGTTATTTAGTACGTTACTTGACCAGGGACAGAGGAAACTTTTGCCTAAAACATATCCGCGATGTAAAACGGTTTCTAAAAAATTTCCTTAGAGAGTACAAGGAAATGGAACAAGAAGTGGACTTTAAGGACTATCTCAATGTCAAACTTTTGAAATTCAAATTTTATGATGTGTACAGAATACTATTTTTGGATTCTTATTACTACCTACATCCTTCACAGAATACACGCAGTGCCAGTGGGGTGGCCCGAGATGCCCTATTATTGGCATATGAAGGCGAGAATAACACCGGACTAGCCATCCGTCATAGAAAATTCGAGGAATCAAGGTTGGGGATCTATGCAACACAGGTGCTCAATATGGGGAATGATTCCCTGAAAGATTTAAAAAAGCTGGTATCCGACCTATTTACGAACAACACCTATGCATCGAAAAGCCATCTATCCATTGTTTTCCCCTCACACTATTATCGATATTTCCAGGATATGTTGCAAGAACACGAAATTTCAGAGGAGGTATTCAAATCTGAGATTAGAAGGGATTTGGACAGTATACAGGATGCAATTTCAAGATGGAACGGAGAAGGCAAGTTGGATGCGGTACGCGCACGGTTTTATGAGGTAAGTATCTATAATCTCCCCGATAGGGCGTCATTCGAAAAATTTATACGTGCAATCTTTGTTCTAGCCAGCATTCCCATTGAAAAAGAGGAACACACCATTGGGTTCTATGGCTATGACTTGGACAATCTAAGAAATGTGATTGGGGATTATGAAGAAAGAACTTCAAAGAAATTCTATAATGGAAAACGGGAAAGTTTAAAAGCGTTTACAATTGAGTTGCTCAACTTCGAAGATTACTCCTTGGAGTTTTGTGCCTGTTTGCTGAATAGATGGTACAGCTATTACCATGGGTATCAGTGGATTCTCAGTAAACCGGAAATCAAAGCCTTGCTTATCGGAGCCTTTAAAAATTATACTCAGACAGTACGCTTCCCTGATGATGATGTTTGGAACTATTACGGATATTGCCTAGTCACAGAATGGGATCCCTCAGGTCCCAATTCACGAACGTCTAGAAGGGTTCGGTTTACTGAGGCTAATGACATTTTTATCGCTTTCATCAAGGATCATCTAGATCAATTTCTGATTAGGTTCATACAAACTCCCCATGGATTAACAGAGGCAAATAAATTAGGCATTGAAAGTATTGTAAACGATATATTTGGCAATAGATCCAACTTTATGTCATTTCTTGATGATATGAAAATGAAGAAGGATGAAGGACAATTAACTTCTGAATTTATCGATGAATTTCAAGAATTTGCAATGCAATTGGAAGCTTCTGGGAAAGATGGAATTGAGTTTGAATTTGAATTCCCTCCAGCCATGGAGGTTGTGGCATCCCAGGTATGGCGAAGGGCATAGTTATGAATCAATCGTTTTTTTGACCATCAAAGTATGTGGCTGAAAGAATTAAACTAAAAAATGGAAAAATACAATATTGAACTTTATACCAACCCGGAACTAAGTTACCACAATTCATTACTGGACAAGTTAAAGGTCGGCCACTTTATTTATAATATTCGGCAACAAAGAATTGTATTGGTGGACATAGCGGTTCTGGAGGAAATCCTTGAATATGAAAACAAAAAGGAGAAGACATCCGAACCTAATTTTGTCCCATTGTACCTAACCCATGAATGGTTGGTCAATGTCTTCAACTTTAAGGCAAAACATATGGCTACAAATGGCATTACAGTTTATACCTCTGATCGTAATGGTATGAAGATACACGGACAAAGAGGTCAGTTTTTTGTTGGAGTTACCATTAGGGAAAAAATCAATTCCAAAGGCTGGAAGGGTACCCATGCCAGCAAACCACCCATCTGTTTTGTCAATGAGCTAATGGACTATTGTTTTTTATTGAAACGTGATATGATTACCTTTAATGAGTATGATTTGGCTCAAATCAATATATTGATGAAGTATAATCTTTAATGCCTAATAAATTGCCTTTTATGAAGCCAATCACATTTCAATTTTTGGAACAATGCGCTGAGGATGGATTTAATGATTCAGTGTTGTATTACGATGAAGACCTAAATTTATCCGTAGACCGTAAAACGGGATTGCCCGCCTTTGATGTGCTATCCATGGATACCAGCACTGGGACAAAAGATTATGTAGAAGTTTCCGATGCGGATGACTCCTTGAAGGCCTCCTATATGGACACTGCAACTCGTACCAATACGCAAATGGAATCCACGGATTTGGACAACAATGTGCACCACCTTATCCAAATGATGGATACTTCAACGGCCACAAGGACGTATGATGAGGCAGCAGATTCTGATGTTTGACAGGTATGATTCTTATAATAACCCATAGAACCGATTATACTACTGATTTCCTTATTAATAAATTAAACCAAAGGAATATTCCGTACCAAAGATTGAACTGTGAGAACTTGATTTCCCAGGATTATGCCTTTGAAATTAACTATACCTTTAATTTCCACTTTAAAGGTATCAAAACGTTCACGTCGGGTTGGTTCCGAAGAACAAAGCTCCCTCAAATCCAAGGTGTGTCCGAGGAAGAAAGGTTATATTTATTGGGGGAGTACGATGCACTTGTTCAAAATATAGTATCATCGATTGATTGTCAATGGTTAAGCGAACCCAGACACATCTATTTTGCAGAAAACAAAACAGTACAATTAAAGAAAGCCAAAGGTTTGGGATTTAATATCCCCCCGACCTTGATTACGAACAAAAGGGACTTGGTCAAAACGTTTTATGATCAGCATGATGGAAACATTGTCATCAAGCCAATTTCCAAAACTCGGATTGACTATCAGGACCAGCCAGGATTTATCTTTACAAACGTGGTTGGGAAGGATGTAATTAAAGACCTTGATTCGTTCGATATGAATCCTTGTATTCTCCAAAAAAACATACAAAAGGAATATGAAATTCGGGTCACTGTAGTAAAAGACAAGGTTTTTGCCGCCGCTGTTGATAGTCAAGAAGATGAGGCCACCAAGGTGGATTGGAGACGGAAAAAATTGGATTTCAGGGAAACTAGACTACCCAAAACAATAGAAAAGAAGTGTGTTCAACTGGTAAAGGAATGCAAATTGGGATTTGGGGCCATCGATATGATAAAGACAATGGAAAATGAATATTTTTTTCTAGAACTGAACCCTAATGGTCAATGGGCATGGATTGAATTGCAAACAGGCCAAAAAATATCCGAGGCAATAATAAATGGTCTGACTTAAATTATCCCATGAGTTTTTTCAAATTTCTTTTCTTACCCCGGCAATTGAAATCAAAAAAACCCTTTGATTATGATAAAAATAATTATCGGAATCTAAGGAGAGAGCAATTGGAGTTACATAAATCCTATCTAAAAGAAATGGAATCCGAGGAGAATTCAAGGTTGTTAATGATTGAAAATAAGACCGCACAATTGGTTTCGCAAACAGGGCTTGTATTTGCACTACTGAGTTTGTTCGTTCCTTTCATCGTTGAATTCGTTCTGAATGTGCATATTATTTTTCGGGTGGTTTTCATAATGTTGTTAATCATATGCTTTCTGTGCTACATTTTAGCGATAATCAACTCGTTAAAAAATTTCAATGTAAAGAAGTTTAATTATGGGTACAAGTCCCCAATGACCATATTGAACCACCAATCTTTGAGTGAAAAAAAATTTATGCAAATGGAAATCAAGGATGCGTTGTATTGCATCAACAATAACATCGAAATGAACAACCGAAAGGCAACCCATCTGATAAGGGGATATCATTTTTTCAAATTTGGTATCGTGTCAACCGCGGTACTGGTAGTTTTTCTCTGTGCATCGCTTCTGTTCATCAACGGTAAAGAAAGTGAAAATGGCACCAAACAACCCTTGGAAACACAAATTAAAAAAGAGTTTTTAGATAATACAACGAACAGAGATTTTGAAAAAGTCCATGATACAATCAAGATAGATACAATGTCCAAGGCTAAAATTGATTGAATAACTTCAATCCAAAAATTTTATAGATTGATCTATTGCGATAATTCTCTGCTGTTCAAATCATAGGTTGTTACCTTATGAAGGTTAACACTTGTACAATCCATAAGGTCTTGGTCAAAAATGACAACATTTTTTCCGGAGGGATGCAATGAACTGGCAAATCGTATGCCACTGGCTCCAGTATAGATTCGGATAAATTCGCAGACATACTGAGTTGGGATATATTCTATTTCCGAATCATACCGCCTCATAGGCTTGGACAAATCTCGACTGACCCTTTCCCGTAATAACTTGGCCATAATCGTCTCCCGTACCATTTCTGGCTGGAACAGAGGTGTGTCCTCAGTAAAATCCACTATATTGACAAATTCATTTTCCTCTTTGAGTTGAAATGTGGCTATGCTGAGTTCATCCAAATAGGATGCCCGTACTTCATAAAGCACCGTCTTCGGATTATCACATAAATATAAGTAGGGTATTCCCATAGGGTTAGCCCTACCTCCTTTTGCAAAATCGCGTGTAGGTGCATACATCTTATCATGGGGATAGGCTTGGTTCCCGCTTTGGTGATGGACCCTGGCCCTATATAGAAAAGTGTCTGGTGTCAAGCCATATTGTGTATTGAAGAATCCATCCCAACCCAATTCAAGCAGCTGGTCCAGATTGGACAAAAATCGATGGGACCATTTCAACTCTTTTTTAAGAATTTCCCAATATTCATGGTTGTTGTTTATTTCCTGGATATAATCAACAGGGCTACTGGCATTATTTATCTCGGTATCGATTTTTGGCAAAACATAGTTTAAGATACTTTCGGCCACTTGATGATTAGAAAAAAAACTCCAATTTCCTTGGATTTTGTTTTTGATACTATCCCCATCTTCGACAAGTCTATAATTATCGATGAGTTCCTGAAAAAAATCCATGAGCTCGTTGATGTCCATGATAGGCTGATCTGTGGCGGTACAAATAGCACAATCCCCTTTTGAGTTCGAGGCGGAAACAAAGGCTTTCAATTCAGTATCGGTAAAACAACTAGGGCAAACTTCCATGTATCAATATTGGCTAAGATAGTTTTGAAGGATAAGAAGATGGTTCTTGATACTGATTTTCTTTACGGTTCCAAGCCCAGGATAATGTTGACGGTCGTAGTAATCCTCCAATTCCGCAATCGCTGGGTTGTTGAATCCGTTAGCCCTACAAAATCCTACAGCTTTTTCAGCAGCTTCGGCGAATTTCCCTTGAACGTTGGCAATGGAATCATTGGTGTCGGAAGTAAAATGCCTGATCCAAATTTGGTTGTCGGCTTTCATATATGTCAAATGGATAACCACTGCCCTAGGAGTGCTCCCACTATCACTGAATTCACTGGGAAGCACCGTATAATCAGAAAAACCACTGAAGCTTTCATTTACATAATGGAGATGTTCCTCGGAAAATCGATGCTCCTGAATGTCAAGAAAATCACTGTTCCGCTGTTGCTTCTCGAAAAAATCATCCAAACGGATATAGGTTTTGCCTAAGCCCCTGACATAACGATCCAAGGCTCTATTTCTTCCCGGGTCTTCCACAACAACGGACTGAACTGAAGCGGACTCCACTAGCCTCCTGAACTCAGGATCATCAGGATTAAGATCATTTTGACAAATGACCATACAATCCCCCAATCCGTAATCTGCTATTGCCTTTAAAATGTAGTCGGCATTGTTTCTGAAATAAAATGCTCTTCCTATCGAGAACTGACCCTGCTGCAGGTATTCCAAAAAAACCTCACGATCACCGGTCACCTCACCGACCAAAGGGTTCACAATGATAAACGCTTGTTGACTGGTAGCGGCAAATGTTGAAAGTGCAATGTTTAAATTGTTGAACGATTCTTTGACCGGTTCCAAAATAGGCACAATGGTACCTTGGGAAGTGTTTGTATTGGCCAAATCCCGTAGTGCAATCAATTCAAATTGCCGTGCCCTAAGTAGTGGATAATACATGGGTAGGTTTAATTGGTGATTTAAGATGATCCATCAATGCTTTCCTGTCCGCTGTTGACAACTTCAGGGCAAGACTCATTTGATTGAATTCCTTGTAATGTTTCTTATTGAGGGCAATGGGCTTTTGCCTAGCCTTCATAACAGAAATGAAATAGGAATTGAGTTCATCATTTGGAATCTGTAAGATCAATTCCCTACATCTCTCAAATTGGTTGAAACTAGTCATTTTTGGCAAGCTTCCAAAATGTCTTTTGACCAGATTTTTGTATTCGTGTGTGTGCAATACTTTCATTATGGTATTTTTGTC is drawn from Flagellimonas sp. MMG031 and contains these coding sequences:
- a CDS encoding P-loop NTPase fold protein gives rise to the protein MKNWFAKNMIKKEVRLFLLAIGLVIIFQNPLEDVFNSLIVKPILGQVQSNIFIDLTMLGFLIWMWHDIRGKFTKPTDLGRGYSAVLVFVLGIYIYYRFFSIRYQFTGLHLISEIAYLDIVMLYCFLLVILRPINQMKGKKGPEVSQSSGLVDEPIDDEEEDVLERMPKVRLLVDEIVAATNKNSIAFGVTGEWGSGKTSFLNLVEREISNRDQKDLLVINFNPWLNLGTNTIIQEFFELLRLKIRPHSFDIYMDMGKYSRNILKSSPSSFFKFIGHLLEFGKDNSVTEDFKRINISLKNLGKKFLIVLDDMDRLKADEVFEILKLIRNTANFDNFIYLVAYDKTYISESLSKIGIPKNDAFAEKIFLKEEHLLPITEAKIKKYLADRLKEELPSKKQEIDNYFGYLVRYLTRDRGNFCLKHIRDVKRFLKNFLREYKEMEQEVDFKDYLNVKLLKFKFYDVYRILFLDSYYYLHPSQNTRSASGVARDALLLAYEGENNTGLAIRHRKFEESRLGIYATQVLNMGNDSLKDLKKLVSDLFTNNTYASKSHLSIVFPSHYYRYFQDMLQEHEISEEVFKSEIRRDLDSIQDAISRWNGEGKLDAVRARFYEVSIYNLPDRASFEKFIRAIFVLASIPIEKEEHTIGFYGYDLDNLRNVIGDYEERTSKKFYNGKRESLKAFTIELLNFEDYSLEFCACLLNRWYSYYHGYQWILSKPEIKALLIGAFKNYTQTVRFPDDDVWNYYGYCLVTEWDPSGPNSRTSRRVRFTEANDIFIAFIKDHLDQFLIRFIQTPHGLTEANKLGIESIVNDIFGNRSNFMSFLDDMKMKKDEGQLTSEFIDEFQEFAMQLEASGKDGIEFEFEFPPAMEVVASQVWRRA
- a CDS encoding RES family NAD+ phosphorylase, whose product is MEVCPSCFTDTELKAFVSASNSKGDCAICTATDQPIMDINELMDFFQELIDNYRLVEDGDSIKNKIQGNWSFFSNHQVAESILNYVLPKIDTEINNASSPVDYIQEINNNHEYWEILKKELKWSHRFLSNLDQLLELGWDGFFNTQYGLTPDTFLYRARVHHQSGNQAYPHDKMYAPTRDFAKGGRANPMGIPYLYLCDNPKTVLYEVRASYLDELSIATFQLKEENEFVNIVDFTEDTPLFQPEMVRETIMAKLLRERVSRDLSKPMRRYDSEIEYIPTQYVCEFIRIYTGASGIRFASSLHPSGKNVVIFDQDLMDCTSVNLHKVTTYDLNSRELSQ
- a CDS encoding sce7725 family protein, which produces MYYPLLRARQFELIALRDLANTNTSQGTIVPILEPVKESFNNLNIALSTFAATSQQAFIIVNPLVGEVTGDREVFLEYLQQGQFSIGRAFYFRNNADYILKAIADYGLGDCMVICQNDLNPDDPEFRRLVESASVQSVVVEDPGRNRALDRYVRGLGKTYIRLDDFFEKQQRNSDFLDIQEHRFSEEHLHYVNESFSGFSDYTVLPSEFSDSGSTPRAVVIHLTYMKADNQIWIRHFTSDTNDSIANVQGKFAEAAEKAVGFCRANGFNNPAIAELEDYYDRQHYPGLGTVKKISIKNHLLILQNYLSQY